The genomic region GCTTCGCCACCCCACTGGCCACCTTCGCCAGGAACTTCGTGCGCGCCACACCCACCGTGATCGGCAGGCCGATCTGCTCGCGGACCTCCCGGCGCAGCCGGTCGGCGATGTCCACAGGCGCACCGGCCAGCCGCCGCAGGCCACCAACGTCGAGGAACGCCTCGTCGATGGAGAGCCCTTCGACCAGTGGCGTGGTCTGCCGGAAGATCTCGAACACCGCCCGGCTTGCCCGCGTGTAGGCCGACATCCGGGGCGGCACCACTATCGCGTCCGGGCACAGCCGCCGCGCCTGCTGCCCACCCATCGCGCTGCGGACGCCCCGCGCCTTCGCCTCGTAGCTGGCAGCCAGCACCACGCCGCCGCCGACGATCACCGGCCGGCCGCGCAGACGCGGGTCGTCACGCTGCTCGACCGACGCGTAGAACGCGTCCAGGTCGGCGTGCAGGATGCTGGCTCCGGGCGACACGTACATATGTTCGCATGACGTGTGCGATCACGGCAGTGAGCTGGGTGAACGCGGACGTGTCGGCCCCCGCGTGGCTCTCGCGACGCGGCCCGGGGGCCAGCTCAGTCGAGGCAGAACTCGTTGCCCTCGGGGTCGGCCAGCACGAGGTGACCGGCGTTGAGCGGGGGAGCGGGCTCGTGCCGCGCGAGCCGGCTGGCACCGCGCCCGACGAGCCGGTCGGCCTCCGCCTCCAGCGCCGCCATCCGTTCGTCGCCGGTCAGCCCGGGGGCGGTCCGCACGTCGAGGTGTACGCGGTTCTTGGCCTGCTTGCCCTCGGGCACCCGCTGGAAGAACAGGCGTGGCCCCGACCCGGCGGGGTCGACGACCGCCGAGGCGTCGTTGCGGTTCTCCGGCGGCACGCCCATCGCCTCCAGCGCCTGATCCCAGGACTCGAAGTCGCCCGGCGGGCCCTGCACCTCGTAGCCGAGGGTGTCGGCCCAGAACGCGGCAAGTGCGCCCGGGTCGGCGGCGTCGAACGTTATCTGCACCTCGCGGGCCATGTCAGCTCGCCTCCCGTCGGTTCTGCCGGATGTCGCCAGTGGTTCTCGTGTGGTCGGTCATGGTCCCAGCCTTCCGCAGCCGGCGGACAGGAACGTTCCGCGATCTGTGCAACGATCGGCCGGTGACCGTGGAGGCGACGACCGAGCGGGTGCTGCGGATGCTGGCGCTGCTCCAGCGGCGGTCGTCCTGGACCGCCGACGAACTCGCCGCCGAGTTCGGCGTCACCGCACGTTGCGTCCGCCGCGACGTGCAACGCCTGCGCACTCTCGGCTACCCGGTGCACGGCACGTCGGGCGTCGGCGGTGGCTACCGCCTCGGCGCGGGCACCCGGCTGCCACCGCTGCTGCTCGACGACGAGGAGGCGATCGCGACAGCTGTCTCCCTGCGGCTGGCGTCCGGAGGTACGGTCGCCGGTGCGGGCGAGGCGGCGCTGCGGGCGCTGACGAAGCTGGACCAGGTGATGCCGGCGCGGCTGCGCGCGGAGGTGCGGGCCGTGCACGGCGCCACCGACACCCTCATCGGACCGGTCGTCGAGATCGACGCGGAGCTGCTGGTGACGCTCGCCCGCGCCTGCCGCGACGCGGTGCGGGTGCGGTTCCGGTACGCCGGCCGTGACGGTGCCGACCGGGAACGGACTGTCGAGCCGATCCGCATGGTCACGACCGGCCGCCGCTGGTATCTGATGGCGCGGGACGTCGACCGCGACGACTGGCGCACGTTCCGCCTGGACCGGATGCGCGACGCGGTCACCACTACCTGGCGCTTCCGCCTGGGCGAGCACCCGGACCCTGTCGCGTTCGTGCAGCGGTCCGTGACCGGGGCGCCGTACCGGTATCTCGCCCGGGTGCGGGTGCACGCCCCGTCCGAGCGGGTGCGGGAGCTGGTGCCGCCCCAGGTCGGGCGGGTCGAGGACGACGGCGACGGGTGGTGCCTGCTGGTCGTCGGAGGCGAGACCCTGGACTGGCTCGCCGCGCACATCGCACGCCTGGGCCTCGACGTGCAGGTGTTGGAGCCTCCAGAGCTGCGTCAGGCCGCCGCCCAGCTCGCCCACCGCCTGGCGGCGATGGCCGGCGCCGCGCCGGGGTCACCAGGCGTCGCGGCACCGGGCGACGTGGCCTAGCGACGGACGGCCCGGGTCACAGGTCTTCGAACGGTCGGGCATAGCGGAACTCTCCGCGGATCGATTCGCGCCAGGCGTTCAACGGCCGTGCCTGGAAGTATTGGGGACCCCACGGCTGCGGCGGGGTGATGCCCAACTCGACGGCGGGACGGAACCCGAAGCGCGGGTAGTAGTCGGGGTGCCCGAGCAGCACCACCAGCGGCTCGTCGCGCGCGTCGGCCGCGCCGAGCACCGCGTGCATCAAGGCGCTGCCCACGCCGCGCCGCTGCCAGTCGGGGAGCACCCCGACCGGCCCCAGGCCCAGCGCCACCGGCTGGCCGGCCACCCGACCCCGGGTGGCCACCACGTGCCCCACCACCTGGCCGTCCGAATCGGTCGCCACCAGGGAGTACGCGGCCAGCCAGCCCTCGTCGCCGCGCAGCGCGTCGACAAGCGTCGCCTCGACTGGCACGCCGTCACCGCCGCCCGCCGCGGCAAAGGCAGCGGAGTGCACCGCCCGAATGGCATCGACGTCGGCGGGTGTCTCGCGTCTGATCAGCACCGCGCCACCATAGGTGCCATGTGTCGGCAACTCCATGTGTTTATCGCGCGTCACCGTGGTCCGCGGCCGTGATACCCGGGCGGCAACCTGAAGCCGACCCGGCCGGGGCAGGCACCTGTTAAACGGCTGATACCTCTGAGTCATCAATATGACTCTGAGGTATCAAGCTCACGGGAACCCCGCCATCGCCCTCTGCCCGGCCCGCCGCCGGGGCTCGCCTCCGCCCTCTGCCCGGCCCGCCGCCGGGGCTCGCCTTCGCCCCGGCCCGCCTTCGTCCTCCGTCTCGTCCACGGTCAAGGCCCTCGTCTACGGCCAAGGCCCTCGTCACGCGCGGGGCGAGGGCACGTCCACACCCATGTCCAGAGCCACGCCCACGGCCTCGGCTCCTGGGCCCAAGCGTCAGGCCAGGGCTGCTGCGTCAGGGGAGGGCGGCCGGGACCTCAGCCGACGGCGGTGGCCGACGGTGGGGCGCTGCCGCCCTGCGGCGCCTCCGGCATCATCAGCCGGACTATCTCCTTCTGGTCGGCGGGGGAGGGCATACCCCAGTCGGGCTGGTAGCCGTACACCTCGTGCAGTGGCGTGGCGCCGGTGCGGCCATTAAGGATCTCCACGGCGTCCGTGCCGATCAGGCCGGGGTGCTCCACACCGCACGCCTCGGCGACCTTCATGAGGTCCCGGCGCAGCGTCCGCAGGTAGTTGGCGGCCCGGACCGACTTGAGAGCCGGGTCGAGCCCGCGCGCCAGCCACGCGTTCTGGGTCGCCACACCCGTGGGGCAGGTGTCGGTGTGGCACTTCTGCGCCTGGATGCAGCCGATCGACAGCATCGCCTCCCGGCCGACGTTGACCAGGTCACAGCCGAGCGCGAACGCCACTATCGCGTTGTCCGGCAGGCCGAGCTTTCCCGCGCCGACGAACACCACCTGCTCGTGCAGGTCACGCTCGGCGAAGACCTTGTAGACCCGGGAGAAGCCCTGCTGGAACGGCAACGACACCGAGTCGGTGAAGATCAGCGGTGCGGCGCCGGTGCCGCCCTCGCCGCCGTCGACCGTCACGAAGTCGACGCCCCGGCCGGTGTCCCGCATCAGGGTGGCCAGTTCCTCCCAGAAGCCCATGTCGCCGACCGCCGACTTGATGCCGACAGGCAGGCCCGTCTCGGCGGCCAGCAGCTCCACCCA from Micromonospora profundi harbors:
- a CDS encoding VOC family protein, which codes for MAREVQITFDAADPGALAAFWADTLGYEVQGPPGDFESWDQALEAMGVPPENRNDASAVVDPAGSGPRLFFQRVPEGKQAKNRVHLDVRTAPGLTGDERMAALEAEADRLVGRGASRLARHEPAPPLNAGHLVLADPEGNEFCLD
- a CDS encoding helix-turn-helix transcriptional regulator, which gives rise to MTVEATTERVLRMLALLQRRSSWTADELAAEFGVTARCVRRDVQRLRTLGYPVHGTSGVGGGYRLGAGTRLPPLLLDDEEAIATAVSLRLASGGTVAGAGEAALRALTKLDQVMPARLRAEVRAVHGATDTLIGPVVEIDAELLVTLARACRDAVRVRFRYAGRDGADRERTVEPIRMVTTGRRWYLMARDVDRDDWRTFRLDRMRDAVTTTWRFRLGEHPDPVAFVQRSVTGAPYRYLARVRVHAPSERVRELVPPQVGRVEDDGDGWCLLVVGGETLDWLAAHIARLGLDVQVLEPPELRQAAAQLAHRLAAMAGAAPGSPGVAAPGDVA
- a CDS encoding GNAT family N-acetyltransferase, which gives rise to MLIRRETPADVDAIRAVHSAAFAAAGGGDGVPVEATLVDALRGDEGWLAAYSLVATDSDGQVVGHVVATRGRVAGQPVALGLGPVGVLPDWQRRGVGSALMHAVLGAADARDEPLVVLLGHPDYYPRFGFRPAVELGITPPQPWGPQYFQARPLNAWRESIRGEFRYARPFEDL